The genomic region AGGTCAGGGCCACGAGGCCAAGGCGGAGCACCCACATGGCACGGAGGTCCCCACGCTGCCGGGGTGCCACGGCAGGGAAGGCGCTGGCAGCTTGCTCTGTGCCGGGATGGGTCAGTGGGCGCTCCCCGCCGCCACGAACCGCGGCGATTTCGGCATTTCCTCCCTCTGAGCCAACGCTGGCCGGCCCTGCCTTTTATCGCCAGCCCTcgcagggggagaggggaggaaaaaaagaaaaacaaaggaaaaaatctgtttaaaaacaatacttctatcttttttctctcctctgagtTCACTCCGGAGAGATCAAGTTTCACACGTGATCTATAaatgtctctttctctctctctctctctctcacacacacacacacacacacacacacacacagacacacacacacacacactctcacactcGCACACGCAgcccctgtccctcccctggcCGTTCTCTGCACAGCTCATTGCACAtcccagggtgggcagcaccGAGCCCTCCCATCCTCCGGCCCCTGCACCCCGTGAAACCCCCTCAATCAGCACCCGCTGGGACTCACCACCCCCAGGCCCCCCCATCCCAGGGAGAAGAGCCCTCCCCTCATGTCCTGGCTATTTATAATGCCAGCAGGAGCCAGGCCCGGATTTGGCTGCTCCAGCCGCGGGATCAGCCCGTGGGGACCACGATGGGGGCTGTGTCCCAGGCACAGCTTGGCAGGACACAGCCAAGACTGTGGGTGGGGTTTAGGGTGCCGGCTGGGGGTCCACTGGACACTGATGGGCTCCCAGCACAACTGGGGGTCACCACGCCTGCCAGTCCATGTGCTGGGATAGATCTAGGCTGTGTCCTCTGGGAGGGGGCAATCCCAGAGGTGGGGGCAGGCTGCCAAGGGGATACTTGAGCATCTCAGGAAAGGGGGATTCTGACCAGCAGCCAGAAAATCCCCGTGGTTCTTCCCAGTCGCTGTGAATGGCAGTCCCAGCGTCACACTTGCTGCTTGCTCGAGTGTTGGCTTGGGCACAGAGTGATCCGATGgtgctttaaataaaaacttaaaataaaagctttcccCAGACTCCCGctgtgctgaggagctggaggagggcGCTGggggccagggcaggctgtCCCCAGGGGGATccatgctgcagagctgggggaggcgTGGGTAACACCATGGCCACAGCCACTATCCCGGGTCCCCTCCAGCATCAGCTCGTGGGAATGAGGATAacagggaggcaggaaggaTGCCGGAGGGTTAATCCATTTATTTGCCATGAAGAGACCCGAGGAGCTGCTCCGGCAGCTTCGCGCCGGCTCCGGGGCTGGCTCGCTGCTGACACCCAGCGCTCCCGTCCTGAAGGGTCTTTgcagcccccgcagccccgACACACCGCGGGCAGTGCCGACCACTCCGTGCCCACGCACAGGGCAGGAATGAGGGGCTGCGACCCTGGAAACCCCCAAATGCAGAGCTGTCTGCCGCTGGGGCAGCGATTTGAGCGCACACACGGTAAATATACCGAGACAGCCCTCCGTGCCTCAGGACACACACAGCGTGGCCGCCCCACCGGCTTGGAGGGTCAGAACGGCACGGTGGGGATCAGCACCTCCCGCTCGTGCCCCTGGTGATGGTTGGGAGGGGACTGCGGAGCTGAACAGGAGGCAGCACCATCCACTGCCTGGGCTGGCACTTGCACTGGGTATGTCCCTGTCCTGGACCAAAGATGGCCACGGTCACCCCAAATTTCTGTGCCCACATCCATCTGGGGAGGGAAGATGCTCTGTCTGTCAGGGGATGGCAGGATTTGGCCCATGGCAATGATGAGTGTTGGGCTGGCATGGTCCCACAAGGGTTCCCAGTCTGGGGGTCCAGCTGTCCTCTGAGCCCCAGGACAGCTCATGGTTGTGCTGGTGGGGATGCTgagcactgggctgggctgctgggagTCACAGTCCCTAGTGGGGTCCCAACCCTGGGGTCTCAATCCTGATAGTCCTGTCACTTCCCACGCTGGTGACTGAGGATGGGGGACCCTACAGagcacctggagcagctcagtgaTGTGCTGGGCCCCAGCACTCCTGCAAAATTGGCAtcctgtggggagagggcatcccccagccctggggggcagTATCCAGGCAGGCATCATCTTCATTAGCAGgatccaacccttggtccaaccccatcccacccatcaggaggaagggaagggatagAGCAGGCTaggggagaaggaaaaccagaggAATAAAGAAGCCACCCCCTCCCCAAGCCCCAGGGCTTTGCTTTGGACACtgtaaattagatttttttgaaaaggaaatgttttacaGGCCATAAATTGTCTCAAAAGAAcagggggaaggagaaggggggtAAAGAAAattgtgcaattttttttttggtcgATGGAAAACTGGGGGTGATGTGGCTGGGGCACTGTGGCAGGAGCTGGTTGGGAGCTCCCACCGTGGTGCTCCAGCTCCCATGCTGGTGCCTGCTAAGTACCCGTGTGCCGATCTGTCTTCGGCTTCTTCTGTCgctttttgcctttatttctggattctgttttctctggaaCAGAAAAAAGTGGAGAAAAGAAGGGCTTGCTCATTGGCCAGGCAAAATGATCCGGCCCAAGCCCCATCCATAGGATGCTGAACCCACATCCTCCCTCAGAGGCTGATGCTGGACCCAGTTTCTGATTTTGGGAGCTCCAGAGTACTCTCTGGGACATGAACCAGCAGTGTGGGACTATGGGGGGACTGAGTGTACTGGTGGTACACTCAGAGTGACACCAGTGTGTTGTCCCCAGAGCTCCCATGGCTGGACTCCAAATCCTAATATCCTCAAATCCCCAGGAacaggctggggcagctcaaCAAAAacaggggctgcccagagacaccccagctTCTCTCTGAGCAAGGACTGGGAGTGCTAGAGAGGGACAGTGGCTGCACCAGCCCAAGGCCATGGCACAGACATGCCCAGTTCTGCTGTGGTGTGGGAATGtgtctcccttccctctggagAGCAAAGTGGGAAGATGGTGCCCTGTGGAACCCAGACATGATCACTGTGGGAGGATTTTGGCATAGTGGGAAGTAGGGTGCCCTCAGGGTTCACCATACATGGATGCTAATGCCCTCCCTGGGGATGGTCTTCATGTGTGGATGCTCCCCATCCCAGTGGCACAACTGACATGCCAGTGGAGACTGGATGCATCCCAGTAAGGACAACCCACTGTCAGCCTTCCAGGGTCAGGCTGTTGGGACCCAAATCCCTGCTTACCCCAAGGGGCTGCCCCACACACCCTCCAGCTGGCCAAGGTGCTTGTGCTGAGGCACCAAAAAGCAGGGATTCAGGATAAACCCTGGGctccagagggaagggaggtcCATGCTGGGGCATGGAATGATTGCCCCAAAAACTGGTCAGCTTTGTCTCTCCTTCCCCCACTGCATCCATCCTGATCCAAGTGACATGGAGGGGTCCAGTGCTGCTCTCCCCACACAGCTCCTGGACAAGGGACACAGGGACCATGATcatccccagtgctgtgtgCGACTACTGTTGTCTCAGATCCCTTCCGAGGGCTCCAGCTCTTGTCCTGCccagctgtttttcagctctgatcTCCCAGACAGTTGCCACCCACAaaggagagggcacagcacgCACACCAAGCGTCTGGAGAAGCGGGACAGACACCCAAGGCAGATTTACACTGGTGTGAGGGGTTTGTGTCTCGGCCAAGTGTGGCGGTTTCTCCCTTCCAGCCGCCTGGATGGCTCAGAAGTGGTGGCACAAATCTCTCATCACACGGTCAGGTCCGGCCGCCTGCCCTGGCTTGCCTGGACTGGGGGTGTCTCGGCTGCATCAAGTGAACTCCCCGTCCTCCTCCAGCATCTGGATCCCATAATGCAGCACTTGGCTGGGCGGGCAGGAGCCTGGGAGCGAGGGCAGACACACGCTCTGCTGCGGCGGGGACACCAAGCAGCCTGCCCGGCAGCTGGAGACATGGAGGGGCTGCCCcctcctgctggggctgcttgGGGGCCACTGGTGGAATTCCCTCTGACAGGGGCCAGACCTGTCTCTGAAACTGATCCCAGACAGCAGCCTTGAGAATGGAGGCCTGCCATTCCTTGAGACCACCACCATGGCCTCAGGGCTCCCAGCTTGCAGGAGTGGGATCCTGGGCAGAAACAGGAGGCCAAGACTTTTCTGAGATGCCACGGCCTTTCCAGATACCTCACACAACAGGGTGCCACTAAAACGCTGGTGCCACAGTCCCCACCAATGGAACCCActgtgtgccaggcagggctgggcacgggCACAGTGCCACAGGACACAGTGCTCCGGAGCAGCCTGTCCTCCCATACCAAACTTCTTGCATTGAACTGTCACCAGCTGTGCAGGTCCAGAGCTGTCATAgtccagcagggaggggaacatCCTCAAAATCAATGCCACCTGGTACCCCAAAGATGTGAGTCCAGGCCTGGGTGGGGAAGGGAATCAGCTCCTCTGTGTTGTCAGCaggaaaatgttatttatgATTGATGGCACTGGGATCaagctgctctcctggctccACGGCCCCAGCCCAGCACGCACGTCCTCTGCTATTGCCCCCCTTCTCCATCCTTTTTctctccaccctcacagtgCTGTCCTCTCTCCTCCTCGCCACGCTGGCAGTGCCGGCCGGCGTGTCCCACGGCACAGAGCAGTCCCGCAGCTCTGAACCGCAACCCTCAGTGGCTCAGATCTGCTGCCAGGCCCTAAAGATCGGTATCTCATGCATCCCCCTTTCTGCCAGTTATTAAGTGGAGATTTATTAGGATAGCTCCAGTCCAGCCATCTGCATCCAAAAATGACATCAGCCATGTCCTGGTTCCCATCGCCAGCCCTGCACCCGCGCACGCACTGCCTGCCCAGACCTCACAGTGGGTCTGGGTGCTGTGAGAAGTGGGGGGATGCCTGAGCTGGGGAatccccagcctggggacaggatAGGGGGAAGTGCAGGAACACAAATGAAACCTGGCTGGGTGAGCCAGGACTCTGCCCTGGGATGTCTCCCAAAACTTGTGCCATCAAAAATCCCCTGGGTCATGCCCCCCTGCTCCATGAGTGCTCCTCATACCTGGGGGGCTTGGAATTTTTTGCAGGAACCTCCCCTGTGAGTCTCAACCCTCCTAAATCACAGCTGCCATGCAGAAAACCCCATCCATGCTGCTGCCTTCACACCGTGGCAGGATAGAAGCTGGAGCTCGGCAGCCTCATCCCACTGTGGTGGTTCATGCCAGcgctcagcccagcccagtgtgGAAGGGGACACCGGCTGGTCCCAGGCAGTCTCGGGGGCTGCCAGGTGGGAGCAGCCAGCCTTAGGGCTGCTCAGCACATGTCCCTGAGACGGCGGCTTTCCACAGAACCAGCCTCAAAATGCTTGGGAGATGACAACATGGCTCACCAGCCAGTGCCAGACCCCTGCTGCCACCATCCCGCTCCCGCAGCTCTTCTCAGGACTCACTTTGGAGAGGCACGAAGCTGTCCCCAGCCCCGATACGGCACTCACCTCCCGGGCAGTGCTTCTTCATGCggcacctcctgctctcctgcgcggggcaggcagtgccctcctCCCGGGCAGCCTCGGGCACCTCCCGCACTCTCGTCTCCACTCCCCACTTGCAGCCGCAGGTCCGGTTCTCGTGGGTGCAGGCGCTCCACTCGCTCCACGGCCCCGGCTCGCATGTCTCTGCggggagaagggggaagaaCAGGAATTGTGGCCCCGCGGCATCCGCACGTCTCCAGGAACGGCGGGCGCGTGGTGAGGGTCCTGCTTACCTTGGCACTCGCGGGTGCCGGGCTGTGCCGCAGTGCTGGGGGGACACTGCCGAAAACACTGGCCCTTGTACAAGTAAAACTTGTCCTTGCACTTCATGCAGAAGTCTCTGCTGAAACAGCTCTCGCAGCTGGGTGACCTGCACTCTGCCAGGAGGGATGGTCGGTCAGCGGGAGAGCCCAGGACACGTGGCAGCCCCGGCACCCGCCGGAGACCCCAAACCTGCAGgctgcaggctgagctctgggcaagggaaaggggaggaagccccccagcctggctgcccccTGGATCCgtgcctcctgctgccagggatgctgcaggaaaTGAAGCCATCGCCCTTCCCACAGCACCGAGACCTGCAGGGCGGCGAAGGGAGCAGGGAGCACCCATAGGAGCAGGGGGCACCGGTAGGAGCAGGGGGGCGCCGGCTGGCGCGGGACGTACTTGTGCATCTGTTGACTTCCAGACCCCGCACGCCGAAGTAGCCGGGTGGGCAAGTGTGGACACACATCCCAAACTGACGGATGCCATCCCTCCAGATGAGCAGGAAGAGCCGGTGGTGGCAGGTGATGCAGCCGTTGTCCTCAGAGCACAGGATGCAGCCCGTGCAGTTTTCCAGCAGGCCGGCACTCGCTGCAGGGACAAATGGAGGAGAGGGGCTGTGGCCTGGCTGCAGTGCAGGCGCCAAGATGCcaggaacagccccagccccgtGGCAACCCCTCTGTGATGCACCAGCATGACAGCTCTGTCCTGTCCCCCTGCAAACATCTCCATGCCCTAAATCCCCCCTTCTGCCTTTGCTGGCAGTGTCAGGACACACAGAGCCATCACTTCCAGCTTGGGCAACACTGTTGGCCTCTGTCACCCCAAAATCCAGACTGAGGGTTTGCCctgcacccagcactgcccgtGGGTGTCAGCCTGAGTCCCATCCCCAGCCAGCCATGCCCATCCCGGGGGAAGTGAAACAGCCACTGGGTCAGGGGGTAGAAATATGCTCTGACCTGCATTAATCAGTTGATGCCCGGTAAGTGTCAGGGAACAAAGAGCATTTTGGCAGGACTAAGGAGAAGCCGAGATAAGGATCTGCCTGGTTGCTCAAGAGCCTCTGCCGCCTCCCTGactgccttccctgtgctcctgaGCTGCCGGAGGGTGGCTGACCCggagctggctctgctccctgggacAAGGATGGGATGCCAACATCCCCCAGCCCACAGAGACACTACCAACCGCTGCTGCTCCCCAAGCCATTTCCCTGCATATACAGAATAGTCGCCCAGAGGggatgctcctggcacagggacactttgGGAGCTGGGGAGCTAAGCCCTGAGCTTAGGGATGCTTTGGTAGCTCTGGGGGTTACATGTGCCCAATGTCTTTTTGCACACCCAAGCTGGCTGGGCATCACCATAAGGTGTCCAAAGTTGAGAAATGATGacagtgccagcagccctgggctgcacGCTTGAGCCCTGGActctagaatcatagaatcacagaaaggtttgggttggaaggcaccttaaggcccatctcattccaattccctgacatggacagggacactttccactagaccaggttgttccaagccctaTCTATCTGCTGTGTGCTGCCTGGCACAGAAacaggctcagccctgggagcaATGCCTGGCACTGGTCCCCTCTGACCCCAGGagctacagcagaagggtcccCATGACTGCAGAGCCAGGATAGAGGGGCTGGTGGAAGCAGTGGTTGGTGCTGTAGAAGCCAGGGAGATGCTGGCAGAAGATGCTGGCAGAGGATGATGGCAGACATTGACTCACAGTCTTGTGCACTGGACTCTGGCACAAGCCAGTCCCTGCTTCTATGGTGGCATGTAGTTTGACACCAGGCTGGCTCGTCTCAGTCCCCtcaccagggcacaggggctgggactgcagcactgccaggagtcTTCATTAGAGCTGCATCTGTTGGGAGCCCTAACGAAGCACCTTGGATCCATTACGTTGTTATGGTCTCCGTTACATATTTACCAAATGCTGACAACATTTGTGTtcctggctgcagctggagtgGCTTCCCAGGAGACCTGGAGATTTATGAGCATCTTTCCCTTCCCTAATTCTTTTTGATGTTTggatttttggttgtttttttttttgctactcTCCTTCCACTCCAGACTGAGTAAGGAAGGTGCAGAACCCTGGGCAGGCTCCAGGGTCTTCTTCCTCTCACTGGCTCTGGAAATAGCCCGGTGGTGTGGAGCTGGAAGAAGCTTCtccaccctgcagagctgccagcatgGCACACGCCTCTGCCGTCGGGAGCAACACCGGGAGCCACCGCAGAGCTGTGCCACTCAACAGAATGTGGCTCATGCCAAAACCATGAGACTGGGGATTAGAGACAAGTCGTGGGTtcttctgccctgcccagcagcagtggaagagtgcagggctgagctgggatgaGCACTGGGTAGGGGTCACAGCAGGTACCTGAATTGTGCTGGACATCTGTGCGACATCCCCATGTCTGCCTAtgctgagcccagccctgccactgtGAGGTCTGCAGGTATTGGGAGTCTCGGGGCACTGGGTTGCCCAGAACAGAGctcctggctgcagcagggtGGCTTTGGGAGGCTGCAGCACCCTTCATggctcccagccccaggagacTGTGCCAGCCCTTCTGTGCTGTTTATCCTGGGGGATAAAACGAGTTTGAGCTGTGAAGCCATAGCCAGACTGCCAGGTGAGGAAGGATCTGAGGCCCTTGAGCATCCCAGAGCATTGGGCCACTCAGCATGAagcaccagcagctggagcagtggcCCCATGGCACTCAGAGCCACTCTGGGTGCCAGGATGTTTCCCATCCAGGGGTGCTTTGGCCACCAGCCTGACCACCCACATCATCACATGCACCTACTGCCTGCACATGCCTTTAACCTGGAGCAGCTTCAAGGAAAGCTATCTGGGCTCCAGCCCCAACCGCTGGTCCTGccagttcccatccctgccctggcacgtGTTGGCCCCAAAACTAAGCCATTCCTGGCACAGAGCTgagtgccagccctggccccaaaccctgcagccagctggcactgcctggaacCGCCTAGTGAGGGGATACAAACCAGTGCCCAGTGGAGGGTGCATGTGCCTTGGCACTGCCCTAGCACACCCTGACCTTgcctgggcactgagcaggagctctgctggtgcCTCTGCCCAGGGGAAGGATGAGGCAGGGGACTCTGAGCATCATTCCAGAAGGTGTTACTCCCTGCACACTTAGTGTGTTATGCAGGGGAGAGAAATATTGGAAAATCCAAACATTCTGTGCTACTCCCACTGACTCTGGCTATGCTGGGGTTTGCAGAGCTGgtcccagtgccagccagcATCTCCTGTCCATTGCCAGCCCCAATGGCTCTGCATCTCCCTGCAATGCCAAGCCAAATCCATGCCACGCACCCAGAGGGGAATGCAGATGGTCCCACACACCCAGAGGGTCCCGAGGTGATGAGCTGTGGGGGTTGTTGGCTCCTGGCACCCTCCATTGGTGGTTCTCACCTCCTGCTCGCTCTGagcaggcaggacaggcagccTGGTGCTTCCAAGCCACCCCACAGCACCAGAGCAGGACAAGCCCACCACGCACACTGTACCTTGCTTCTTCCATCGGTTCTGAGTGAGCATTTCCACGGAGCTGATGAATAACAGCAACATGAATATTATCCACTGCATCTGGGCAGGAGTGATTTCGGGCAGGGAAGGAATCAAATCATCCAAGCGGCTGGCGGGCTCGGCTCCTGCCAGAGCCGGTGAGGGGCGGTGGGAGGGCGACGAGCGGCTCCGGCCTCACACCATCCCACCCCGGGCTCCGGGCACGCAGCCACGATTCAGGGCAGCTTGAGCCGGTGACactggggcaggctggggctgTCAGGCCCGGGGAGCGCTCATCGTGGCGGGGAAGTGCCGGCTGCTCCAGAGAACTCTGCCTTTATAGCCAGTGTCAGCCCCCCCTTCTCACCCTCCccttcaaaataataataatcctaaaaaaaaaaatccctcagcaGCAACAAAGCGACTGGCAAACGCCCTGGCTGGATCCCCCCGGAGCGCTCCAGCCACCACCTCGGCTGGGAACCGTCCCGCCGTCCCGCCGCAGTGCGACTGTCCCGCTGCCATCCCAGCGCCGGGGTCACAGCGAAGCCCCCTGCGATTTTGGGGGGGGTGGAGCCAGGCGGGTGACGCTGCCTGAgccagccccccccccccccccccggctcAGCCCCCCGGTAGGGTTGGGGGTGTCCGCGGagccccctgggcagggctgagccccgGACAGGG from Pithys albifrons albifrons isolate INPA30051 chromosome 18, PitAlb_v1, whole genome shotgun sequence harbors:
- the RSPO4 gene encoding R-spondin-4, which translates into the protein MQWIIFMLLLFISSVEMLTQNRWKKQASAGLLENCTGCILCSEDNGCITCHHRLFLLIWRDGIRQFGMCVHTCPPGYFGVRGLEVNRCTKCRSPSCESCFSRDFCMKCKDKFYLYKGQCFRQCPPSTAAQPGTRECQETCEPGPWSEWSACTHENRTCGCKWGVETRVREVPEAAREEGTACPAQESRRCRMKKHCPGEKTESRNKGKKRQKKPKTDRHTGT